One genomic region from Leptospira licerasiae serovar Varillal str. VAR 010 encodes:
- the cbiB gene encoding adenosylcobinamide-phosphate synthase CbiB has protein sequence MNSIWILPTSLLLDLSIGDPQGFPHPVRLIGKFARFMEKVTRKLIPSERIAGSVTALSVYSISFIFSWMIVECFRYLHPFLGELASAFVIYTSIALKDLLDHSKDVYSALNDNDLKKARIMVGKIVGRDTANLEEPEIVRAGLESVGESLVDGITAPLFFAALGGPNFAILYRSINTLDSIFGYKNETYLKFGWASARTDDLANYIPARLTAPILCISSAILGFFPLNSFKILIRDGKKHPSPNSGLCEAALAGALNVQLGGKNYYSGIPSEKPKLGDSDRKLSPNLILDANKIVFLTSILSSILFLGLGQMAHFFLGSFL, from the coding sequence ATGAATTCGATCTGGATCCTTCCCACCTCTCTACTTCTAGATCTGAGCATTGGAGATCCTCAAGGATTTCCTCATCCGGTAAGGCTCATAGGAAAGTTTGCCAGATTCATGGAGAAGGTCACAAGAAAGCTCATTCCTTCGGAAAGAATCGCGGGATCAGTCACTGCATTGTCTGTATATTCTATTTCTTTTATATTCTCCTGGATGATTGTAGAATGTTTCCGATATCTACATCCTTTTTTAGGAGAATTGGCTTCCGCATTCGTTATCTATACTAGTATCGCCTTAAAGGATCTATTGGATCACAGTAAAGACGTGTATTCGGCACTAAACGATAACGATCTTAAAAAGGCAAGAATCATGGTTGGAAAGATCGTAGGGAGAGATACTGCAAATTTAGAAGAACCGGAAATAGTAAGAGCAGGTTTAGAAAGTGTTGGAGAAAGTCTGGTGGATGGGATCACTGCCCCCCTTTTTTTCGCGGCGTTAGGGGGACCAAACTTTGCCATACTATATCGATCCATCAATACTTTGGATTCAATCTTCGGTTATAAGAATGAAACATATCTAAAATTCGGTTGGGCTTCCGCCAGAACGGACGATTTAGCAAATTATATTCCTGCAAGACTCACCGCCCCTATACTTTGTATTTCTTCTGCAATCTTAGGATTTTTTCCATTAAACTCCTTTAAAATACTTATCAGGGATGGAAAAAAACATCCCAGCCCAAATTCCGGACTTTGTGAGGCGGCTTTGGCGGGAGCTTTAAACGTCCAATTAGGTGGAAAAAACTATTATTCGGGAATACCGAGCGAAAAGCCAAAATTAGGGGATTCGGATCGGAAACTATCCCCTAATTTGATCTTAGATGCGAACAAAATTGTCTTCTTAACCTCTATTCTATCCTCTATATTGTTTTTGGGCTTGGGACAAATGGCTCATTTTTTCCTCGGATCTTTCTTATAA
- a CDS encoding TonB-dependent receptor, producing the protein MRQIVLRIACLSISLSYFVSAIFSPALSQDRETKSANGKERTDSEKSELKRKISEYKPDTIVIRDRRSNLIGIASSASEGVVGSDQIKTRPIMRQGEVAELIPGVIVTQHSGGGKANQFFLRGFNLDHGTDLSSNVDGMPVNNVSHAHGQGYTDLNFLIPELVEQMQYKKGVYYADQGDFASAGAFNISYFKSLTKGIANFEGGTFGYARTLIAKSHKIGPGDLLYAFEVSHNDGPWVISDNFRRVNSVTSYSIGDKQKGFSISFMGYKGSWHSTGQAPKRALRMGDSWLDPDSGLSRFESVDHNDGGWSNRASVNFEAHRLEKGYEAKTQFYGIYYDLRLFSNFTYYLDDQQRGDQHEQSDRRTIAGSKSSYKDISEFCGIRMENTIGLQIRRDYIQNGLFHTEKRARLETVREDGIIQISSGIYYENKIQWLKKFRTVFGLRGDYYKFDVDDWGAKERSIRNAKIYSPKGSIIIGPWSKTEFYISGGYGFHSNDARGVVQKTNAADPLVQTRGGEIGLRTEPIHGWQSTVSFWQLDMNSELLFTGDNGTTEASRPSTRKGFEWANYYSYNAWLMIDADFATSKSRFRNDDPSGNYIPGSIRHTLASGITLKNPNGFFGSFRVRYFGNRSLIEDNSVRSPATTTVNFQFGRNFGEDLNIVFEVFNLLNAHVSDIDYYYASRLKNEPVGPNEGGYNDIHTHPAQPRSIRLSMRASF; encoded by the coding sequence ATGAGGCAAATTGTTCTTCGGATTGCCTGCTTAAGCATATCTTTATCGTATTTCGTATCTGCGATATTCTCCCCTGCCCTTTCCCAAGATCGGGAAACAAAGTCGGCTAACGGAAAGGAAAGAACAGATTCTGAAAAATCGGAACTGAAAAGAAAGATCTCCGAGTACAAACCTGATACAATCGTAATCAGGGATAGAAGATCTAATTTAATCGGGATCGCTTCTTCCGCAAGTGAAGGTGTGGTAGGTTCGGATCAAATCAAAACAAGACCTATCATGAGACAGGGAGAAGTCGCAGAGTTGATCCCTGGAGTTATCGTAACCCAACACAGCGGCGGCGGAAAGGCCAACCAATTCTTCTTAAGGGGCTTTAACTTGGATCACGGAACCGATCTTTCCTCCAATGTCGACGGAATGCCAGTAAATAACGTTAGCCATGCTCATGGACAAGGTTATACGGATCTAAACTTTCTGATCCCTGAACTTGTGGAGCAGATGCAATATAAGAAAGGAGTTTATTATGCCGATCAAGGCGATTTCGCTTCTGCTGGCGCATTCAACATTTCTTATTTTAAAAGCCTAACAAAAGGGATCGCTAATTTTGAAGGAGGGACCTTCGGTTATGCAAGGACACTTATCGCAAAATCCCACAAAATAGGTCCGGGGGATCTTCTGTATGCTTTCGAAGTTTCTCATAATGACGGGCCTTGGGTAATTTCGGATAACTTTAGAAGAGTGAACAGTGTCACAAGTTATTCAATAGGAGATAAACAGAAAGGTTTCAGCATCAGCTTTATGGGTTACAAAGGTAGCTGGCATTCTACAGGCCAGGCTCCAAAACGGGCTCTTAGAATGGGTGATTCTTGGTTGGATCCGGATTCAGGCCTGAGTAGATTCGAAAGTGTCGATCATAACGATGGAGGATGGTCCAATCGAGCAAGCGTCAATTTCGAGGCTCATCGTCTTGAAAAAGGATACGAAGCAAAGACTCAGTTTTACGGAATATATTACGATTTACGATTATTCTCCAACTTCACTTATTATTTGGACGATCAACAAAGAGGAGATCAGCATGAACAATCGGATCGAAGAACGATTGCAGGAAGCAAATCCAGTTATAAGGATATAAGCGAATTCTGCGGGATCCGGATGGAGAATACTATAGGACTTCAGATCAGAAGAGACTACATCCAAAACGGTCTATTCCATACCGAAAAAAGAGCAAGATTGGAAACAGTAAGAGAGGATGGGATCATACAAATTAGCTCCGGAATATATTATGAAAACAAGATACAATGGTTAAAAAAATTCAGGACAGTATTCGGACTGAGAGGTGATTATTATAAATTTGACGTAGATGATTGGGGAGCGAAAGAAAGATCGATTAGGAATGCCAAGATCTATAGCCCTAAAGGAAGTATCATCATCGGACCTTGGTCGAAGACCGAATTTTACATAAGTGGAGGATATGGATTCCACAGTAACGACGCAAGAGGTGTAGTACAAAAAACGAACGCGGCAGATCCACTTGTCCAAACAAGAGGTGGAGAAATCGGCCTCCGAACCGAGCCTATCCATGGTTGGCAGTCCACAGTCTCCTTTTGGCAATTGGATATGAATTCTGAACTATTATTTACCGGAGACAATGGGACTACTGAAGCAAGCAGACCAAGCACTCGAAAAGGGTTCGAATGGGCCAATTATTATTCTTACAATGCTTGGCTCATGATAGACGCCGATTTTGCGACTTCCAAATCTAGATTCAGGAACGATGATCCCTCCGGGAATTATATTCCAGGATCGATACGCCATACATTGGCTTCCGGAATTACTTTAAAAAACCCTAATGGATTTTTCGGATCCTTTAGAGTGAGATATTTCGGAAATCGCTCCCTGATCGAGGACAATTCCGTGCGCTCTCCCGCGACAACTACGGTGAATTTTCAGTTCGGAAGGAATTTCGGAGAAGATCTAAATATAGTTTTTGAAGTATTTAATTTATTGAACGCGCATGTAAGCGATATAGATTATTATTATGCTTCCAGATTAAAGAATGAACCCGTCGGTCCTAACGAAGGAGGATATAACGATATACATACCCATCCGGCTCAGCCAAGATCGATACGACTTTCGATGAGAGCTTCTTTTTAA
- a CDS encoding response regulator, whose protein sequence is MISSEAKILIVEDESIVAKDILSKLSDLGYDFVSIASTGNEALRKVYLDKPDLLLMDIMLSRGNYDGIETVQEILDKMDLPVIYLTAYADESTLLRSKPTRPYGYLLKPFQTKELQIAIEIALNKHGLDKKRKRERRNMSAILHGVKDLIKPSSEEAGV, encoded by the coding sequence ATGATCTCCAGCGAAGCAAAAATACTGATCGTAGAAGACGAGAGTATCGTAGCAAAGGATATACTCAGCAAATTATCCGATCTTGGTTATGATTTCGTAAGTATCGCTTCTACTGGGAATGAAGCATTAAGAAAAGTTTATCTGGATAAACCGGACCTTCTGCTCATGGATATTATGTTATCCAGAGGGAATTACGACGGGATAGAAACAGTCCAGGAAATTTTGGATAAGATGGATCTGCCTGTGATATATCTTACCGCATATGCGGATGAATCCACTCTTCTTCGTAGTAAGCCGACAAGACCTTACGGATATTTACTGAAACCTTTTCAGACCAAAGAATTACAGATAGCGATAGAGATCGCATTAAACAAGCATGGGCTCGATAAAAAAAGAAAAAGAGAAAGAAGGAATATGTCCGCCATACTGCATGGCGTAAAGGATCTGATCAAGCCTTCTTCGGAAGAGGCAGGGGTATGA
- a CDS encoding cobyric acid synthase: MKSDRIDLHGGNLFKMANIAGADPSEILDFSSNLNPLGFPDWVRPLINSKISELIHYPDPNYTKARNSLEKFWNIQKEEIVFGNGASELIHILPRIKKFDLAVIVQPSYIDYKKSIELAGIQIQEIHLRKESNFELNHEELVHIFKENPKKQILVLLGHPNNPTGKLLNREAILQIASDHQNAFFVIDESFIDFCLNDVSFRNYRTENLAVLWSLTKILALPGLRIGLLLAAPAIVSEISKFLPSWSLNSLSASIIERFGEDQFFLLKTRQKISEWKGIFKEELEDLKTFRVYDTNTNFILLELLDKKISTSELEDLLLKRSKIGIRNCYNFIGLENDYIRIAIKTPEENERLIHAFRSAFDKKPKNSITKKIKPSLMLQGTASNVGKSILATAFCRIFTQDGLKVAPFKSQNMALNSFVTHEGAEIGRAQALQAQACKIKADYRMNPILLKPSSEKDSQVILNGKPVDAMDFRDYMKFKSSAFDEVKKSFDSLSEEFDMVVLEGAGGVSEVNLKNKDIVNMRMAEYAKSKVLLVGNIDHGGVFGSFVGAMETMSEWERKLVSGFLINRFRGIKSLLDPGIRYLEETTRKNVFGIVPFLNDLRLPEEDSLEFKSGSLNDTSPLGNRIDIVLIDTPRISNHTDLDPLRIEPDVRVRIVQRKEEIGNPDVLILPGSKNVITDLNYLKESGISEIILNFHKQGRTEIIGICGGYQMLGESIHDPFQIESTLGSAEGLKLIGVKTVLEKEKLLKQTEGTHVLSGKKVSGYEIHHGNTKEISAKSLFQNIFGESLGHQGISERVWGTYLHGVFDEDEFRRWFLDKIRVEKGMKPLGKIQARYELETNIDRLANEVRKSVNMNEIYRILGLK; this comes from the coding sequence ATGAAATCGGATCGTATCGACCTTCACGGAGGAAACTTATTCAAAATGGCGAATATCGCCGGGGCCGATCCAAGTGAAATCCTGGATTTTTCATCCAACTTAAATCCATTGGGATTTCCGGATTGGGTCCGCCCCTTGATCAATTCGAAAATCAGTGAGCTGATACATTATCCCGACCCAAATTACACTAAGGCAAGGAATTCTTTAGAAAAATTTTGGAATATTCAAAAAGAAGAAATTGTTTTTGGAAATGGAGCATCTGAACTCATTCATATTCTTCCGAGGATCAAAAAATTCGATCTGGCTGTCATCGTACAACCTTCTTACATAGATTATAAAAAAAGTATAGAATTGGCCGGGATACAAATCCAAGAAATCCATCTCCGGAAAGAATCTAACTTTGAACTGAACCACGAAGAACTAGTTCATATCTTCAAAGAGAACCCTAAAAAACAGATATTAGTTTTGTTAGGACATCCAAATAATCCTACTGGGAAATTATTAAATAGAGAAGCGATCTTACAGATTGCCTCGGACCACCAAAATGCGTTTTTTGTAATAGACGAATCTTTTATCGACTTTTGCTTAAATGATGTTTCCTTCCGAAATTATAGAACCGAAAACCTGGCAGTTCTTTGGTCTTTGACTAAAATTTTAGCTCTTCCCGGACTTAGGATCGGGTTATTATTAGCGGCACCCGCGATCGTTTCCGAAATTTCTAAATTTCTTCCGAGCTGGTCCTTGAATAGTTTAAGTGCTTCGATTATAGAAAGATTTGGGGAAGATCAGTTTTTTTTACTTAAAACAAGACAAAAAATCTCTGAATGGAAGGGTATATTCAAAGAGGAGTTAGAAGATCTAAAAACTTTCCGAGTTTATGATACGAATACGAATTTCATTTTACTAGAATTATTAGACAAAAAAATCTCTACATCGGAATTAGAAGACCTTCTTCTTAAAAGATCCAAAATCGGGATACGGAACTGCTACAATTTCATAGGATTAGAAAATGATTATATAAGGATTGCGATCAAAACGCCGGAAGAAAACGAAAGACTAATACATGCCTTTCGCTCCGCATTCGATAAAAAGCCAAAAAATTCTATAACAAAAAAAATAAAACCTTCTTTGATGCTCCAAGGTACGGCTTCCAATGTCGGAAAAAGTATATTAGCAACCGCATTCTGTAGGATTTTCACTCAGGACGGTCTTAAAGTTGCACCTTTCAAGTCTCAAAACATGGCGTTAAACTCCTTTGTGACTCACGAAGGAGCAGAGATCGGTAGAGCACAAGCTTTGCAAGCACAGGCATGCAAAATAAAAGCCGACTATAGAATGAATCCCATCCTTCTCAAACCTTCTAGCGAAAAAGATTCTCAAGTTATTTTGAATGGAAAACCGGTAGATGCAATGGATTTCAGGGACTATATGAAATTCAAATCAAGCGCTTTCGACGAGGTAAAAAAATCCTTCGATTCACTTTCGGAAGAATTCGACATGGTAGTTCTGGAAGGAGCCGGTGGAGTTTCTGAAGTTAATTTGAAAAATAAAGATATTGTAAACATGAGAATGGCAGAATATGCCAAATCAAAAGTATTATTAGTAGGTAATATAGACCATGGAGGTGTCTTCGGATCTTTCGTAGGAGCGATGGAAACAATGTCGGAATGGGAAAGAAAGCTAGTTTCAGGTTTTCTAATCAACCGATTCAGAGGAATAAAAAGCCTACTTGATCCAGGGATCAGATATTTAGAAGAAACCACTCGTAAAAATGTATTTGGGATCGTCCCCTTTTTAAACGATCTACGATTACCTGAAGAAGATTCATTAGAATTTAAATCAGGAAGTCTGAACGACACTTCTCCATTAGGAAACAGGATCGATATTGTCCTAATCGACACACCCAGGATTTCCAATCACACCGATCTAGATCCACTTAGGATAGAACCGGATGTAAGAGTAAGAATCGTTCAGAGAAAGGAAGAAATCGGAAATCCGGACGTTTTAATACTTCCGGGAAGTAAGAATGTAATCACCGATCTAAATTACCTAAAAGAATCGGGGATCTCGGAAATTATTTTAAATTTTCATAAACAAGGGAGAACCGAGATCATAGGGATATGTGGAGGCTACCAAATGTTAGGAGAATCCATACATGATCCGTTCCAAATAGAAAGTACTTTAGGATCCGCGGAAGGGTTAAAACTGATCGGCGTCAAAACAGTATTAGAAAAAGAAAAATTACTTAAACAAACTGAAGGCACCCATGTTCTGTCCGGAAAAAAAGTATCCGGCTACGAAATCCATCATGGAAATACAAAAGAGATCTCCGCAAAGTCCTTGTTCCAGAATATTTTCGGAGAAAGTTTAGGTCACCAAGGAATTTCAGAAAGAGTATGGGGGACTTATTTACACGGAGTATTTGACGAGGACGAGTTCAGAAGATGGTTCTTAGATAAGATCCGCGTCGAAAAAGGGATGAAACCCTTAGGCAAGATCCAGGCCAGATACGAATTAGAAACCAATATAGATCGTTTAGCGAACGAAGTCAGAAAATCGGTAAATATGAATGAAATTTATCGGATCTTAGGACTAAAATGA
- a CDS encoding sensor histidine kinase yields MKVNILLVDDHVDNLQVMEHILKSPELNLIKAGSGEEALKALLDEPEEVALIFMDVRMPGMDGFEAAALIRQREKCAKIPIIFLTAYANNETGMFKGYSLGAVDFLVKPTAPEILRSKAAVFVDLHKKNKILRIQEELLRQSHDELEIRVEERTFELHRVNNELLTEIAERKRAEEALTASLKEKEVLLREIHHRVKNNLQIVSSILSLQGNYITDRKSLEMFQDCQSRIKSIALIHELLYQNEDLAHTDFQEYLNSLVTNLLRTYRVNSRIRFEIHAESVHLTLDTAIHCGLIVTELVTNSLKYGFKDREEGTIQISITSKYEEYSLTVEDNGVGFPEEIDYRQTDSLGLQLVNTLTHQIDGSLILDRSKGTKFTLVFRERSRVRK; encoded by the coding sequence ATGAAAGTGAATATTTTACTGGTAGATGACCATGTGGACAATCTGCAGGTAATGGAGCATATTCTCAAGAGTCCGGAATTGAATTTGATCAAAGCGGGTTCGGGAGAAGAAGCATTGAAGGCGCTTCTGGATGAACCGGAGGAAGTCGCATTGATCTTCATGGACGTAAGAATGCCTGGAATGGACGGTTTTGAAGCCGCTGCGTTGATCCGGCAGCGAGAGAAATGCGCCAAGATCCCGATCATATTTCTTACCGCTTACGCAAATAACGAAACCGGAATGTTTAAAGGATATTCTTTGGGAGCGGTGGATTTTTTAGTGAAACCTACCGCGCCTGAGATATTGAGATCCAAGGCGGCGGTATTCGTAGATCTACATAAGAAAAACAAAATATTAAGGATCCAAGAAGAACTCTTGAGGCAAAGCCATGATGAGTTGGAAATACGTGTAGAGGAGAGGACTTTCGAACTGCATAGAGTCAATAACGAACTATTGACTGAGATAGCGGAAAGAAAGCGGGCAGAAGAAGCATTGACTGCTTCGCTGAAAGAGAAGGAAGTTCTGCTCAGGGAAATCCATCATAGGGTAAAAAATAATCTTCAAATTGTTTCCAGCATCCTAAGTTTGCAGGGAAACTACATAACCGATCGTAAGTCTTTAGAAATGTTCCAAGATTGCCAATCTAGGATCAAATCCATAGCTTTGATCCATGAATTGTTATACCAAAACGAGGACCTGGCGCATACAGACTTCCAGGAATACCTAAACAGTTTGGTTACAAACCTGTTGAGGACCTATCGTGTAAATTCAAGAATACGATTCGAAATACATGCTGAGTCCGTTCATCTAACGTTAGATACGGCAATCCATTGCGGATTGATTGTAACTGAATTGGTTACCAACTCATTAAAATATGGATTTAAGGATAGAGAAGAAGGTACGATCCAGATCTCTATTACTTCTAAATACGAAGAGTATTCTTTGACTGTGGAAGATAACGGGGTCGGGTTCCCCGAAGAAATTGACTATCGACAAACGGACTCTTTGGGTTTACAATTAGTCAATACTTTGACCCATCAAATAGACGGAAGTTTAATCTTGGATCGGAGCAAGGGAACTAAATTCACCTTAGTCTTTCGGGAAAGGAGCCGAGTCCGAAAATGA
- a CDS encoding histidine phosphatase family protein yields the protein MKKDKYHIFIIRHGETDWNREGRLQGQSDTSLSEQGKKQASRLADKLKNEGIELIFSSDLKRTKETSEKIAHKLGIEIVYHPGLREIHLGEAQGFLESDLSDKFGEKSYSAWKSSDQTYDRFRFPGGETKSEAESRIITTILHLLKIHGKNKIAVCSHGFVLSRFYKHFSFNEFAYPKLGNCETFELFIPSDIVERSLQK from the coding sequence ATGAAAAAAGATAAATATCACATTTTTATAATTCGACACGGAGAAACGGATTGGAACCGAGAAGGAAGATTACAAGGACAAAGTGACACTTCCCTCTCAGAGCAGGGGAAAAAACAAGCATCCAGACTGGCAGACAAACTAAAAAACGAAGGCATAGAGCTAATCTTTAGTAGCGATTTAAAAAGAACGAAAGAGACTTCCGAAAAGATCGCTCATAAACTAGGGATAGAAATAGTATATCATCCGGGACTTAGGGAAATCCACTTGGGAGAAGCACAGGGGTTTTTAGAATCAGATCTTTCCGATAAATTTGGAGAAAAATCCTATTCCGCCTGGAAAAGTTCAGATCAAACATACGATCGATTTAGATTTCCTGGAGGAGAAACCAAATCGGAGGCAGAGTCCAGAATTATCACTACTATATTACATTTATTGAAAATACATGGAAAAAATAAAATTGCAGTTTGCAGCCATGGATTCGTTCTTTCCAGATTTTATAAACATTTTTCTTTTAACGAATTTGCTTATCCTAAACTTGGAAATTGTGAGACATTTGAATTATTCATTCCATCTGATATTGTGGAAAGATCCTTACAGAAGTAG
- a CDS encoding response regulator — protein sequence MKDTRILIVEDEGLVAQDIRHRLIRMGYPEPSIANTGETAVKQAIALQPDLILIDIVLANGYLDGIDAAKRIRKFLDVPIVYITASSDSQTLTRAKLTEPNAYILKPFQTRELQIVIELILYKHEVEKELMEKARLVSAELRNMHEGVIAFDSKGQISFMNLSAEKLTGWLESDAIGKSLGDVLSMKNLPDIESFELDNHFAEKIPLETVPSHGLLLSKNGLSTEVFTFTKSVPKNKEVDVDRILVIRDYVKK from the coding sequence ATGAAAGACACTAGGATTTTGATCGTAGAGGACGAGGGACTTGTCGCTCAGGATATTCGTCATAGACTGATAAGGATGGGATATCCGGAGCCAAGCATTGCAAATACCGGCGAAACCGCAGTCAAACAAGCGATTGCACTTCAACCGGACCTAATCCTGATCGATATAGTCCTTGCGAACGGATATTTGGACGGAATAGATGCCGCCAAAAGAATCCGAAAATTTTTAGACGTTCCAATCGTTTATATCACTGCATCTTCCGATTCCCAAACATTGACACGGGCAAAATTAACGGAGCCGAATGCATATATTCTAAAACCTTTTCAGACCAGAGAATTACAAATTGTGATCGAACTCATCCTGTATAAACACGAGGTGGAGAAGGAACTGATGGAGAAGGCCAGGCTGGTCTCCGCAGAGTTACGAAATATGCATGAGGGAGTGATCGCTTTCGATTCTAAAGGACAGATCTCTTTTATGAATTTATCCGCGGAGAAGCTTACCGGTTGGTTGGAATCGGATGCTATAGGAAAATCTCTCGGGGACGTCTTAAGTATGAAAAATCTTCCGGATATTGAAAGTTTTGAATTGGATAATCATTTTGCGGAAAAAATACCTCTTGAAACGGTTCCCTCGCACGGGCTTTTACTTTCAAAGAACGGACTCAGCACCGAAGTGTTTACGTTTACTAAATCCGTTCCTAAAAATAAGGAAGTGGACGTGGATCGTATCCTGGTAATACGGGATTACGTCAAAAAGTAG